The Chlorocebus sabaeus isolate Y175 chromosome 6, mChlSab1.0.hap1, whole genome shotgun sequence genome has a segment encoding these proteins:
- the C6H19orf53 gene encoding leydig cell tumor 10 kDa protein homolog, producing the protein MAQGQRKFQAHKPAKSKTAAATSEKNRGPRKGGRVIAPKKARVVQQQKLKKNLEVGIRKKIEHDVVMKASSSLPKKLALLKAPAKKKGAAAATSSKTPS; encoded by the exons ATGGCGCAGGGGCAGCGCAAGTTCCAGGCGCACAAGCCCGCAAAGAGCAAGACGGCAGCGGCGACCTCCGAAAAGAATCGGGGCCCAAGAAAAGGCG GTCGTGTTATCGCTCCCAAGAAGGCGCGCGTCGTGCAGCAGCAAAAGCTCAAGAAG AACCTAGAAGTCGGGATCCGGAAGAAGATCGAACATGACGTGGTGATGAAAGCCAGCAGCAGCCTGCCCAAGAAGCTGGCCCTGCTGAAGGCCCCGGCCAAGAAGAAAGGGGCGGCTGCCGCCACCTCCTCCAAGACACCTTCCTGA